One Streptomyces sp. NBC_00554 DNA segment encodes these proteins:
- a CDS encoding N-6 DNA methylase: MSEEQLGFDIPGEGGRRPAPSAKARPKASGRGRAQSASEESAGPRKLQDDEIFDYISGEKVVKHTPMEEVRQRIARALVHQYGIDPRDMRADFPLQVENRKTGRKSRKRASIAIFEHGSIKPGTEPKREDIRRIVVIKPPRNDSRTVSKIRTFARAKEQIDEVADLMHAAGPECVYGMWTDDKDLYFIRRDPNRFEDEYLPLANWPRGDATLFDAQGNISSLGIMRSADETMLKFAFRRCHDFIHGNEGLPKDAAFWQFLYVLFAKLHDEKLVREGQDPRFYVDTTELVELAKSDAGNPAVAQRVKDLFEEFKKDHTDEFSEYDRLTLNEAALTFIAGELSTYTLLGTSLDALGTAYQELVGDNLRGDRGQYFTPNVATRFMVELLDPQLDETVLDPCCGTGGFLRETLLHVLHREALPDFGRGLSVQEKAEEETKYRPELARYAKDRVFGMDFDPFLTRAASFGLMMLTEAKGNTFQVDSLRFPRGSQDKPGHGPAMERENRVGIGQVDVLLTNPPFGTDIPVTGSTLELFRTDEFGGEKQASIAYDWTKDKEKGDGSLKRGKEASSVPPERLFVQKCVEWVKPGGRIGIVLPNGILSNPGPDDEAVRRYILEECWVMASVELPVEPFVFGAGVNILTTMLFLRKKTEQEKTEERLYGPADYPVFMAVVEKVGHDRRGNRLYVRDARGEYEWQQYTENDDIYIGNVVVPRQIERRKRIPDNDLMALRDRGAQDVVRPNVIDSYHEFLKEHGHELPWKKGETA, translated from the coding sequence ATGAGTGAGGAACAGCTGGGCTTCGACATTCCCGGAGAGGGCGGGCGGAGGCCGGCGCCGTCGGCCAAGGCGAGGCCGAAGGCGTCCGGCAGGGGGCGTGCGCAGTCGGCGTCGGAGGAGAGCGCGGGGCCGCGCAAGCTCCAGGACGACGAGATCTTCGACTACATCTCCGGCGAGAAGGTCGTCAAGCACACCCCGATGGAGGAGGTCCGGCAGCGCATCGCCCGGGCGCTCGTCCATCAGTACGGCATCGACCCGCGCGACATGCGGGCCGACTTCCCGCTCCAGGTGGAGAATCGGAAGACCGGCCGCAAGTCGCGCAAGCGCGCGAGTATCGCGATCTTCGAGCACGGCTCGATCAAGCCCGGCACGGAGCCCAAGCGGGAGGACATCCGCCGGATCGTAGTCATCAAGCCGCCCCGCAACGACAGTCGTACCGTCTCCAAGATCCGCACGTTCGCGCGGGCCAAGGAACAGATCGACGAGGTCGCCGACCTGATGCACGCGGCCGGGCCCGAGTGCGTGTACGGCATGTGGACGGACGACAAGGACCTCTACTTCATCCGCCGCGACCCGAACCGCTTCGAGGACGAGTACCTGCCGCTGGCGAACTGGCCGCGCGGCGACGCCACCCTCTTCGACGCCCAGGGCAACATCTCCTCGCTCGGCATCATGCGCAGTGCCGACGAGACGATGCTCAAGTTCGCGTTCCGCCGCTGCCACGACTTCATCCACGGCAACGAGGGCCTGCCCAAGGACGCCGCGTTCTGGCAGTTCCTCTACGTCCTGTTCGCCAAGCTGCACGACGAGAAGCTGGTGCGGGAGGGACAGGACCCCCGCTTCTACGTCGACACCACGGAGCTGGTGGAGCTGGCGAAGAGCGACGCGGGCAACCCCGCCGTCGCCCAGCGCGTGAAGGACCTCTTCGAAGAGTTCAAGAAGGACCATACGGACGAGTTCAGCGAGTACGACCGGCTCACTCTCAACGAGGCCGCTCTCACCTTCATCGCCGGTGAACTGTCCACGTACACCCTGCTCGGCACCTCCCTCGACGCGCTCGGCACCGCCTACCAGGAACTCGTAGGCGATAACCTGCGCGGTGACCGCGGCCAGTACTTCACCCCGAACGTCGCGACCCGCTTCATGGTCGAACTGCTCGACCCCCAGCTCGACGAGACCGTTCTCGACCCGTGCTGCGGCACCGGCGGCTTCCTGCGCGAGACGCTGCTGCATGTCCTTCACCGGGAGGCGCTGCCCGACTTCGGACGAGGCCTCTCCGTGCAGGAGAAGGCCGAGGAAGAGACGAAGTACCGCCCGGAACTCGCGCGGTATGCCAAGGACCGGGTCTTCGGCATGGACTTCGACCCCTTCCTCACCCGCGCCGCCTCCTTCGGCCTGATGATGCTGACGGAGGCCAAGGGCAACACCTTCCAGGTGGACTCCCTCAGGTTCCCCCGCGGGAGCCAGGACAAGCCCGGCCACGGGCCCGCCATGGAGCGTGAGAACCGCGTCGGCATCGGACAGGTCGACGTCCTGCTCACCAACCCGCCCTTCGGCACCGACATTCCCGTCACCGGGTCGACCCTGGAGCTGTTCCGGACGGACGAGTTCGGCGGGGAGAAGCAGGCAAGCATCGCCTACGACTGGACCAAGGACAAGGAGAAGGGCGACGGCTCGCTCAAGCGCGGCAAGGAGGCATCCTCCGTCCCGCCCGAGCGGCTCTTCGTGCAGAAGTGTGTGGAGTGGGTCAAGCCCGGCGGGCGCATCGGGATCGTCCTGCCCAACGGCATCCTGTCCAACCCCGGCCCCGACGACGAGGCGGTACGGCGGTACATCCTTGAGGAGTGCTGGGTGATGGCCAGCGTCGAACTCCCCGTGGAGCCCTTCGTGTTCGGCGCCGGCGTCAACATCCTCACCACGATGCTGTTCCTGCGGAAGAAGACCGAGCAGGAGAAGACCGAGGAGCGGTTGTACGGCCCCGCCGACTATCCGGTGTTCATGGCCGTCGTCGAGAAGGTCGGCCACGACCGGCGCGGCAACCGGCTGTACGTCCGGGACGCGCGCGGCGAGTACGAGTGGCAGCAGTACACGGAGAACGACGACATCTACATCGGGAACGTCGTCGTCCCCCGGCAGATCGAGCGGCGCAAGCGGATCCCGGACAACGACCTCATGGCCCTGCGGGACCGGGGCGCGCAGGACGTCGTGCGGCCCAACGTGATCGACTCGTACCACGAGTTCTTGAAGGAGCATGGGCATGAGCTCCCCTGGAAGAAGGGGGAGACGGCGTGA
- a CDS encoding AIPR family protein, translating into MAYPVQVRNLRRKLTDRFRSLVDMEDVAERPDEEHMFLSRAVAALAVKIETACSDEEAARSVIDSSTDKGIDAVAVQQRGDRQQVTLVQAKWSDKGEAGFGEHDAAALMRGLDYLLELEFHRFGSKIDRHSAAIDAALNSPSPKVTLVLALVTGTDLHQNTKDFLNEVVDKHNLDDDLVELKVINLRDLHREILGEHAERKVDLDVQVDGVGKIDSPYTAYYGTVSAEAVAGWYDDHGRHLTARNIRDALDVSDVNDKIRATLVKEPEHFWYLSNGITLLCDRIRKHGKGAPVAGAGAGFRLEGASLINGAQTVSAVHRAMRQKPGKAALGRLLVRIISLEDCPEDFGDRVTVAANTQNPTQERDFRSRRPEQFDLRHDFALSLGLQYVIKRGEPDPAHDEGCTMEEAAIALAAAHSPALAAQAKRDASALWGASTYRQLFGPQPTAHRVWRCVQMLREVREALEREKESAIGRLAGAASYGDLLITHVLYRAMGVADLDEEKEADVAWEARLAEVPDRVRRALAWMVIVIDGAYGRNSQLGTAVRAEDRALLVTDGLYARVLGNEEPPSDAESRLDQEPGTGGRVTNAVWVIVDAEHLQDGTVLEFRPVTGPERRQLPRWIEEDPTRARATWQNNKVKPLVWAADGKAYAPSTLVRLMRRTAMGNDQQVQGTRHWHVPELGALVDIAKGLRENGGAAD; encoded by the coding sequence GTGGCGTACCCGGTTCAGGTCCGGAACCTGCGCAGGAAGCTGACTGATCGGTTCCGGTCGCTGGTCGACATGGAGGATGTCGCGGAGCGGCCGGATGAGGAGCACATGTTCCTGAGCCGTGCGGTGGCCGCGCTGGCGGTCAAGATCGAGACGGCATGTTCCGACGAAGAGGCTGCCCGATCCGTGATCGACAGCTCTACGGACAAGGGCATCGACGCGGTCGCGGTGCAACAGCGAGGCGACCGGCAGCAGGTCACCCTTGTGCAGGCGAAGTGGAGTGACAAGGGTGAGGCCGGCTTCGGCGAGCATGATGCCGCCGCGTTGATGCGTGGGCTCGACTACCTGCTGGAACTGGAGTTCCATCGCTTCGGCAGCAAGATCGACCGGCATTCGGCCGCCATAGACGCAGCGCTCAACAGCCCCTCGCCCAAGGTGACCCTGGTGCTGGCGCTCGTGACCGGCACCGATCTGCACCAGAACACCAAAGACTTCCTCAACGAGGTGGTCGACAAGCACAACCTCGATGACGACCTCGTGGAGCTCAAGGTCATCAACCTGCGCGATCTGCACCGGGAGATCCTGGGCGAGCATGCCGAGCGGAAGGTCGACTTGGACGTGCAGGTCGACGGCGTAGGGAAAATCGATTCCCCTTACACCGCCTACTACGGAACGGTCTCCGCCGAGGCGGTCGCCGGGTGGTACGACGATCACGGGCGTCACCTCACGGCGCGCAACATCCGCGACGCTCTCGATGTCAGCGACGTCAACGACAAGATTCGCGCCACCCTGGTCAAGGAGCCTGAACACTTCTGGTACTTGAGCAACGGGATCACGCTGCTCTGCGACCGGATCCGCAAGCACGGCAAGGGTGCCCCGGTGGCGGGGGCCGGTGCCGGCTTCCGGCTGGAGGGCGCCAGTCTCATCAACGGAGCGCAGACGGTGAGCGCCGTGCACCGCGCGATGCGGCAGAAGCCCGGCAAGGCCGCCCTTGGGCGACTTCTGGTGCGGATCATCTCCTTGGAGGACTGCCCCGAGGACTTCGGTGACCGTGTCACCGTGGCCGCCAACACCCAGAACCCCACCCAGGAGCGGGACTTCCGGTCGCGCAGGCCCGAACAGTTCGATCTCCGGCACGACTTCGCACTCTCGCTGGGCCTCCAGTACGTGATCAAGCGTGGGGAGCCCGACCCTGCCCACGACGAGGGGTGCACGATGGAGGAGGCGGCCATCGCCCTCGCCGCCGCCCACTCTCCCGCTCTCGCCGCTCAGGCCAAGCGGGACGCCTCGGCCCTGTGGGGAGCAAGCACCTACCGGCAGCTCTTCGGGCCGCAGCCGACCGCCCATCGGGTGTGGCGCTGCGTCCAGATGCTGCGCGAGGTGCGGGAGGCGCTGGAACGGGAGAAGGAGAGTGCCATCGGCCGCCTGGCGGGTGCCGCCTCCTACGGGGATCTGCTGATCACTCATGTGCTCTACCGGGCGATGGGCGTCGCGGACCTCGATGAGGAGAAGGAGGCGGACGTGGCGTGGGAGGCACGTCTCGCCGAGGTGCCGGACCGGGTGCGGCGCGCCCTCGCCTGGATGGTGATCGTCATCGACGGCGCGTACGGCCGCAACAGCCAGCTCGGTACGGCGGTCCGGGCTGAGGATCGTGCCCTGCTGGTGACCGATGGCCTGTACGCCCGGGTCCTCGGCAACGAGGAACCGCCCAGCGACGCGGAGTCCAGGCTGGACCAAGAGCCCGGAACCGGTGGGCGTGTGACCAACGCGGTATGGGTGATCGTCGACGCGGAGCACCTCCAGGACGGGACGGTCCTGGAGTTCCGTCCGGTGACCGGTCCGGAGCGCAGGCAGCTGCCCCGGTGGATTGAGGAGGACCCGACGAGGGCTCGGGCCACCTGGCAGAACAACAAGGTCAAGCCGCTCGTGTGGGCTGCGGACGGCAAGGCGTACGCCCCCTCCACGCTGGTGCGTCTGATGCGGCGGACGGCGATGGGCAACGATCAGCAGGTGCAGGGCACCCGGCATTGGCATGTGCCGGAGCTCGGGGCGCTGGTCGACATCGCGAAGGGGCTGAGGGAGAACGGCGGCGCCGCCGACTGA
- a CDS encoding type II toxin-antitoxin system Phd/YefM family antitoxin: MVEIAISAARSQLGDLVRRAAHGRETIALTDHGHVAALLVSPQVIEDFEDALALADYQRRKAEGTLEPGIPMAEVRRRLGLEQQ, translated from the coding sequence ATGGTTGAGATCGCCATCAGCGCCGCCCGCTCCCAGCTCGGCGACTTGGTCCGCCGCGCCGCCCACGGCCGCGAGACCATCGCCCTCACCGACCACGGCCACGTCGCCGCCCTCCTCGTATCACCTCAGGTGATAGAGGATTTCGAGGACGCCCTCGCCCTCGCCGACTATCAGCGACGCAAGGCCGAGGGAACGCTTGAGCCGGGCATCCCCATGGCCGAGGTCCGCAGGCGACTGGGGCTTGAACAGCAGTGA
- a CDS encoding type II toxin-antitoxin system RelE/ParE family toxin, whose protein sequence is MTYEIIFEPRALDSAVRFLKEDPSGLALLLDTIDKLAHDPRPAASIPYGSPDVRRLHVGDYRVLYVIEHNVIRIVITHLGRTA, encoded by the coding sequence GTGACCTACGAGATCATCTTCGAACCGCGCGCCCTCGACTCCGCAGTGCGGTTCCTGAAGGAAGACCCGAGTGGTCTCGCTCTACTCCTCGACACCATCGACAAACTGGCCCATGACCCTCGGCCAGCTGCGTCGATTCCCTACGGATCACCCGACGTCCGCCGGCTGCATGTCGGCGACTACCGGGTTCTGTACGTCATCGAACACAACGTGATCCGCATCGTGATCACCCACCTCGGCCGCACGGCTTGA